One Pseudomonas sp. AN-1 genomic region harbors:
- a CDS encoding efflux RND transporter permease subunit, giving the protein MGNIKQDTMPVIRDLREFDPRSGNLLERLVFNYRPLFMLMMALVTVVLGYMAVTRLELRPSFDKMIPQSQPYIQNFLENRKSLRGLGNSVRVVVENTQGDIFDPEYLDVLKQVNDELFLAEGVDRAWMKSLWSPAVRWTEVTEEGFQGGPVMPDNYAGSPADIEQLRQNINRAGIVGSLVASDLKSTMLIVPLLDQDSATGHGIDYHKFSQMLEEKLRAKYEFAGDAKAAASGEEGSGKYKIRVIGFAKLMGDLIDGLIQVMLFFALAVVTSLVIIFLYTRCVRSTLLVVGCSLAAVVWQLGIVAWMGYAIDPYSILVPFLIFAIGVSHAAQKMNGIMQDIGRGTHKQIAARYTFRRLFIAGVTALLADAVGFAVLMLIDIPVIQDLAVTASIGVAVLIFTSLLLMPVALSYIGVGSKAAERALRIDSRAAQHRGFGKLWDLLDLFTSRKWATGAVLVATLMGIGGFIASLQLKIGDLDSGAPELREDSRYNRDNAYITSHYALSSDLFAVMVKTAPEGCLNYQTLVLADRLAWELQQHPGVQTTVSLVNAVRQITAGTFEGNPKMNSIQRNQDMLNYAAQQASVNAPELFNSDCSVMPVIAYLKDHKAETLDEVVAIADRFARENSSEERQFLLAAGSAGIEAATNIVVREANRTMLLFVYLAVTVFCLFTFRSWRATLVALLPLVLTSVLCEALMVAMGIGVKVATLPVIALGVGIGVDYALYLLSVQLHYQRQGMSLSDAYENAVAFTGRVVGLVGITLAAGVVGWAWSPIKFQADMGILLTFMFLWNMLGALILIPALSYFLLPDKRSGTVAERQVESGSTRAPAQVNPQIHPEFEACADRGLIQKQR; this is encoded by the coding sequence ATGGGCAATATCAAGCAAGACACCATGCCGGTGATCCGCGACTTGCGTGAGTTCGACCCGCGCTCCGGCAATCTGCTGGAGCGCCTGGTGTTCAACTACCGGCCGCTGTTCATGCTGATGATGGCGCTGGTCACCGTGGTGCTGGGCTACATGGCCGTCACCCGCCTGGAGCTGCGTCCCAGCTTCGACAAGATGATTCCGCAGAGCCAGCCCTACATCCAGAATTTCCTGGAGAACCGCAAATCGCTGCGCGGCCTGGGCAACTCGGTGCGGGTGGTGGTGGAGAACACCCAGGGCGACATCTTCGATCCCGAGTACCTGGATGTTCTCAAGCAGGTCAACGACGAGCTGTTCCTCGCCGAGGGCGTCGACCGCGCCTGGATGAAGTCGCTGTGGAGCCCGGCGGTGCGCTGGACCGAGGTCACCGAGGAAGGCTTCCAGGGCGGCCCGGTGATGCCCGACAACTACGCGGGTTCGCCGGCCGACATCGAGCAGCTGCGCCAGAACATCAACCGCGCCGGCATCGTCGGCAGCCTGGTGGCCAGCGACCTGAAGTCGACCATGCTGATCGTGCCGCTGCTCGACCAGGACTCGGCCACCGGCCACGGCATCGACTACCACAAGTTCTCGCAGATGCTCGAGGAGAAGCTGCGTGCCAAGTACGAGTTCGCCGGCGACGCCAAGGCGGCGGCGAGCGGCGAGGAGGGCAGCGGCAAGTACAAGATCCGCGTGATCGGCTTCGCCAAGCTGATGGGCGACCTGATCGACGGCCTGATCCAGGTGATGCTGTTCTTCGCCCTGGCGGTGGTCACCTCGCTGGTGATCATCTTCCTCTACACCCGCTGCGTACGCAGCACCCTGCTGGTGGTCGGCTGCTCGCTGGCCGCGGTGGTCTGGCAGCTGGGCATCGTCGCCTGGATGGGCTACGCCATCGATCCCTATTCGATCCTGGTGCCGTTCCTGATCTTCGCCATCGGCGTGTCGCACGCGGCGCAGAAGATGAACGGCATCATGCAGGACATCGGCCGCGGCACCCACAAGCAGATCGCCGCGCGCTACACCTTCCGCCGCCTGTTCATCGCCGGGGTCACCGCGCTGCTGGCCGACGCGGTGGGCTTCGCCGTGCTGATGCTGATCGACATCCCGGTGATCCAGGACCTGGCGGTCACCGCCAGCATCGGCGTGGCCGTGCTGATCTTCACCTCGCTGCTGCTGATGCCGGTGGCGCTGTCCTACATCGGCGTCGGCAGCAAGGCCGCCGAGCGCGCCCTGCGCATCGACTCGCGGGCCGCCCAGCATCGCGGTTTCGGCAAGCTGTGGGACCTGCTCGACCTGTTCACCTCCCGCAAGTGGGCGACCGGTGCGGTGCTGGTGGCGACGCTGATGGGCATCGGCGGCTTCATCGCCAGCCTGCAGCTGAAGATCGGCGATCTGGACAGCGGCGCCCCGGAACTGCGGGAGGATTCCCGCTACAACCGCGACAACGCCTACATCACCAGCCACTACGCGCTGTCCAGCGACCTGTTCGCAGTGATGGTCAAGACCGCGCCGGAAGGCTGCCTCAACTACCAGACCCTGGTCCTCGCCGACCGTCTGGCCTGGGAGCTGCAGCAGCATCCGGGGGTGCAGACCACCGTGTCGCTGGTCAACGCGGTGCGCCAGATCACCGCCGGCACCTTCGAGGGCAACCCGAAGATGAACAGCATCCAGCGCAACCAGGACATGCTGAACTACGCCGCCCAGCAGGCCTCGGTGAACGCCCCCGAGCTGTTCAACAGCGACTGCTCGGTGATGCCGGTGATCGCCTACCTCAAGGACCACAAGGCCGAGACCCTGGATGAAGTGGTGGCCATCGCCGACCGCTTCGCCCGCGAGAACAGCAGCGAGGAGCGCCAGTTCCTGCTCGCCGCCGGCAGCGCCGGCATCGAGGCGGCCACCAACATCGTGGTCCGCGAGGCCAACCGCACCATGCTGCTGTTCGTCTACCTGGCGGTGACCGTGTTCTGCCTGTTCACCTTCCGCAGCTGGCGGGCGACCCTGGTGGCGCTGCTGCCGCTGGTGCTCACCTCGGTGCTCTGCGAGGCGCTGATGGTGGCCATGGGCATCGGCGTGAAGGTGGCGACCCTGCCGGTGATCGCCCTCGGCGTGGGCATCGGCGTCGACTACGCGCTGTACCTGCTCAGCGTGCAGCTGCACTACCAGCGCCAGGGCATGTCGCTGTCCGACGCCTACGAGAACGCCGTGGCCTTCACCGGCCGGGTGGTCGGCCTGGTCGGCATCACCCTGGCCGCCGGCGTGGTGGGCTGGGCCTGGTCGCCGATCAAGTTCCAGGCCGACATGGGCATCCTGCTGACCTTCATGTTCCTGTGGAACATGCTCGGCGCACTGATCCTGATCCCGGCGCTATCCTACTTCCTGCTGCCGGACAAGCGCAGCGGCACGGTCGCCGAACGGCAGGTGGAGAGCGGTTCCACCCGGGCCCCGGCCCAGGTCAACCCGCAAATCCACCCCGAGTTCGAAGCATGCGCCGATCGTGGCCTGATAC
- a CDS encoding WD40/YVTN/BNR-like repeat-containing protein yields the protein MGSFKKSALLALGIALGSLQGIAQAATFVDVLDLPAKPSALATRSPLRDVARAGERLVAVGQRGHILYSDDAGKNWQQASVPVSSDLNAVHFPTAKQGWAVGNDGVVLHSSDGGASWVRQLDGRQIGERVLAHYQALASAEPDNEQWAQFVAEGERLVAEGADKPLLDVWFADDKRGYLVGVFNLILRTEDGGRSWVPMQDRTDNPQSLHLNAIAAVGDELYLAGEQGLLLKWDAGQQRFAALPSPYQGTWFGVVGKPGEVFAYGLRGHVFRSSDGGQSWSQVDTGLPVSITAGALDAGGDIWLFSLAGHALRGRDDGAGVVLVPQQSLAPVAGAAPAGSAGLVLVGERGVRALPVE from the coding sequence GCCACCTTCGTGGATGTGCTGGACCTGCCGGCCAAGCCGAGCGCCCTGGCGACGCGCAGCCCGCTGCGCGACGTGGCACGGGCCGGTGAGCGGCTGGTGGCGGTCGGCCAGCGCGGGCACATCCTGTATTCCGACGATGCCGGCAAGAACTGGCAGCAGGCCAGCGTGCCGGTCAGTTCCGATCTCAACGCCGTGCATTTCCCGACTGCGAAGCAGGGTTGGGCGGTCGGCAACGACGGCGTGGTGCTGCACAGCAGCGACGGCGGCGCCAGCTGGGTCAGGCAGCTCGACGGCCGGCAGATCGGCGAGCGGGTGCTGGCCCACTACCAGGCGCTGGCCAGCGCCGAGCCGGACAACGAGCAGTGGGCGCAGTTCGTCGCCGAGGGCGAGCGCCTGGTCGCCGAGGGCGCCGACAAGCCGCTGCTCGATGTGTGGTTCGCCGACGACAAGCGCGGCTACCTGGTCGGCGTGTTCAACCTGATCCTGCGTACCGAGGATGGCGGCCGGAGCTGGGTGCCCATGCAGGATCGCACCGACAACCCGCAGAGCCTGCACCTCAACGCCATCGCCGCGGTCGGCGACGAGCTGTACCTCGCCGGCGAGCAGGGCCTGCTGCTCAAGTGGGATGCCGGCCAGCAGCGCTTCGCGGCGCTGCCGTCGCCCTACCAGGGCACCTGGTTCGGCGTGGTCGGCAAGCCCGGCGAAGTGTTCGCCTACGGCCTGCGCGGCCACGTGTTCCGCAGCAGCGACGGCGGGCAGAGCTGGAGCCAGGTGGACACCGGTCTGCCGGTGAGCATCACCGCCGGCGCCCTGGATGCCGGCGGCGACATCTGGCTGTTCAGCCTCGCCGGCCATGCCCTGCGCGGGCGTGACGATGGCGCGGGCGTGGTGCTGGTGCCGCAGCAGAGCCTGGCGCCGGTGGCCGGCGCCGCACCCGCCGGCAGCGCCGGCCTGGTGCTGGTCGGTGAACGTGGCGTGCGTGCGCTGCCCGTCGAATAA